The region gaacagctgatgagcagcaacggcagtagtaacagcagctgcaacagcagtagtagcagcagcagcaacagcagtagtaacagcagcagatcaacagcggacagagaagaagaggaaccgatcgaagcagtgaaaaggagagaacagcagcatacgaCTCAAGCAgcgtgcgtgtgtttgtgttctgGTAAAATTAAGTAAAACAAGGTAAACGGCAGACTGATCACGAATCTAATCTGGAACCTGGATAATGCAAGTGGATCTGGAGCCGGGTGTCATCCGAAAGCTTGACGAGGTGGTGGTGAATCGCATTGCCGCTGGCGAAATAATCCAGCGACCGGCCAACGCATTGAAGGAGCTGCTGGAGAATAGTTTGGACGCCAAATCGAGCCACATCCAGGTGCACGTGAAGTCTGGCGGCCTGACGCTGCTGCAGATCCAGGACAACGGCACCGGGATACGCAGAGAGGACTTGGAAATAGTCTGCGAACGCTTCACTACATCCAAGCTGGCCAAATTCGAGGATCTCTCCCAAATAGCTACTTTCGGCTTCCGCGGCGAGGCACTGGCGAGCATTAGTCATGTGGCCCACCTGACGATCCAAACCAAGACGGCCCAGGAGCGGTGCGGCTACAAGGCCATCTACGCCGATGGCCGGCTTCAGGGTCAGCCGAAGCCCTGTGCCGGTAACCAGGGCACCATCATCACCATCGAGGATTTGTTCTACAACATGTCGCAGCGACGGCAGGCACTCAAGTCTCCGGGTGACGAGTTCCAGAAGCTTTCCGATGTTCTGGCCAAGTACGCAGTACACAATCCTCAGGTGGGCTTCACCCTGCGCAAACAGGGCGAGCCGCAGCCTTCGCTGAAGACTCCTGTCGCCAGTTCGAGGTCGGAGAACATCAGAATCATCTATGGCGCCGGCATCTCCAAGGAGTTACTGCATTTCAGTCACAAGAATGAGGTGTTCAAGTTCGAGGTTGAGTGTCTGCTCACTCAAGTCAACTACTCGGCCAAGCGGAGCCAGATGCTGCTATTTATCAATCAGCGTCTCGTGGAGTCGCCGGGTGAGTAGCATCTTTCCCATTTCCTGGATATTCAAAGCTGATTCCCTCCCTTCCAGCCCTCAAGTGCGCCGTGGATGCAGTGTACGCCACTTATTTGCCGCGTGGCCATCATCCCTTTGTGTACATGAGCCTAAAGCTGCCGCCCCAGAATCTAGACGTGAATGTGCACCCCACCAAGCATGAGGTGCATTTCCTCTACCAGGACGAGATCGTCGAGCGCCTGAAGGAGCAGGTGGAGATCCAACTTTTGGGCAGCAATACTACCAGAACCTTCTACAAGCAACTCAAGTTGCCCGGAGCCTCAGATATGGACGAAACGCAGCCGGTGGACAAGAGCCAGCGCATCTATCCCAAGCAACTCATTCGCACCGATTCCAGTGAACAAAAGATGGACAAGTTCCTGGCCCCGATCAAAAAGAGTGACTCTGGTctgtcctccacctcctccggCAACGATACAGCCGCCTTCCAGGAGAAGTCCAGCGAAACGAGTTGCTCACAGGAGGAGAGCTTCCGCCTTATAGCAGCACGCAAGGCGCGGGAGGTTCGCCTGAGCAGCGTCCTGGATATGCGACAGAGCGTGGAGCGACAGTGCAACGTTCAACTGAGGAGCATCCTCAAAAACCTGGTGTATGTGGGCTGTGTGGACGAGCGTCGGGCCCTGTTCCAGCACGAGACACGCCTCTATCTGTGCAACACCCGAGCCTTCAGCGAGGAGCTGTTCTACCAAAGATTGGTGTACGAGTTTCAGAACTGCTCCGAGATCAGTGTAATGCCGCCGCTATCGTTGCACGAGCTGTTAATGATTGCCCTGGACAGCGAAGCGGCTGGCTGGACGCCCGAGGATGGGGACAAGACCGAACTGGTCGCCAGCGCCGTCCAGATCCTCCAGCAAAAGGCCCCCATAATGAAGGAGTATTTCGGTCTACGCATATCGGAGGAAGGATCGGTCGAGTCGCTGCCCAGCCTGGTGGGCCGGCACAAGCCAAGTGCCACACATCTGCCCGTCTACTTGTTGCGCCTGGCCACCGAGGTTGACTGGGAGCAGGAGGCCAAGTGCTTCGAGTCCTTTTGCCGCGAGACAGCGCGTTTCTATGCTCAACAGGACTGGCACGATGATGAATCGTCGTGTCACCTGCCATGGCAAACGGAGCATGTGCTCTTTCCAGCTCTGAAAAAGTACCTACTGCCCCCGGCTCGTCTCCGGCAACAGATCTATGAGCTCACCAATCTGCCCACGCTCTACAAGGTCTTCGAGAGGTGCTAGCATGAGATTATTGCTTAAGCTTCAAAGTATTGTTTTTTTAATCGACtgcataaataatttatagtCCTTACAGCTAAGAGGATTGGATTCGATTGGAGGGCTCTGGTGGGGGGAAACCATGGACAAGGCAAGTCGCGTGTCAGCTTGCCAAGACCATGTTTTCCCCTGTCCTGTGTAGGAGCAGGACCATTACATGCCCCTCACTAAGTCAGATCCGGCTGACGAAAACGAGTGACACGCTCGGCGTTCTTCACGTGCTCCTTGAGAAGCTTCATGATCTCCGTGTTGTATTCCTCGGGCGTGGGCTTCACCTCGGTGGCCCAGTAGTATATGTCCCAGTCGTTGCTGACCCCATTTATCAACTGGTCATAGATGGCCGTCTGTTCGGCACTGAAGTCCTTCAAGTATTTGGCGGCAAAGGTGCTCAGAAGTAGATCGTTCTCCAGCATTCCACGCTTACGCGATTGATAGAGCAAACTATGAAGTGGATGGTCGAATTTAGAAGGGTGGGTAATCATTCCATTCATCGTATGAAGTGTTCTCCCCCACTCACCGCTGTTTGCGTGTCTCCAGGGGCTCGTTGGGACGCACCGGGTACTCCGGCAGCGGCAAGTAATCCGGATCCTCGTAGTCCACAATCACGTCGTCGCTAATGGGGGCCAGGAAGGGCGGCACCTGGCTGCTGGAGGCTGAGGCTTGGCGCTGCCAGGGCATAAAAATCCATCGGGAAATATTCAACGTCAGCTGCAAccgaaaatagaaaataggcAAAATCTTATGCAATCGGCAATGCACTTCTTCCGCCTTACCTTTAATTGACGCAACAtcttgcaaaaaaaaaaaaacgtgagCTGTATATTAACGTATATATTAGATTAACGAGTATTCTGTTATTATGTTTTTCAAACTTTTTGCcaaattagttttttttataattttgaaTAATCAAAACAACTTGACAAATGTCGCCAGCCCAGCTGAGCAGATTTGGGGATACGAAAAATGGGGTGGAAAAGTGGGATAACTAATGCAGACAAGAAGGACAGACAGATGTATATTTAATGTTTCTGGTGTTATTTTATGGTCTTAAACGATTTGAAATTAACCTAGGCGCGAACTACTTTTTATTGCCATTCATTGCCCTTAAAAACCATCGGCTAAATATCGCATAGAAACGTGCGGTTTAGGAACATCCCAGATGAATGGTGGAATAACTGAAATTTTCGAAACGGCAAAACCATACCTCTTTTTCTTAACATACCTTGGCTTGCAAGGCTGTCCTCAAACGCGAGGTGAGGTTCTTACGAACCTTGTAATATGCTTTGGctgttttttgctgttgttcttaCCCTTTCTACAGCCCATTCAAAATTACGCTCTCGCTTAAGACGTAAATGTAGAATAAATTACCGAACTTGAGATCCACATATTGAGCACCTCTAAAATCTCAAATAAAATTTTTGATAAATTTCAATAGCAGTTGACAACAGTTGCTCTCTCCCGCTCCTCTCTTGCGACGAACAAAAGAGTCGAGCGACGGTAAGTTTGACAGGGACGGGACTATTGACAGGGGTCTGGACAACAAGCAATCAGATGATTAATTATGGGATGCTGTTATGTTTTTggcataatttatttttttccaaCTTTCTTTGAAGTGGTCCTCCAACACGattctatatacatatcttAACGATCTCAAAGATTTTTTAAAATCAGCAAAATGTTCAAAACATTCTACTCACACGAGACGGACGACCAgaaaaatagggtatacaaatgtccATAACGGTCTTCAAATATAAGCAACGTAAGAAATGTCGTGAAATTccatactcacttacgttACATTTCACACTACTTACGTTTTATGTTTTGACCTTCTTTGGTCAAACCTTATTTCATCATggacgattaacccattgtcgaccagtgTGTGTAAAATACACCACGAACATTATGATTCTTGAAAATTTTTAACGCAGTTCAGTTGAAAGATATCGTGATAATTGTTATGCAAAGATGAAGGATGGTAATTAAAAtagtaattattattattatgagtACTATTATCCGCGTTTAACTCAAGATGTTatcctgtttaaataaagggggcttAAGCGGGCTAAGTTCGTGTTTTCATCTGTATgtttaaaagtttttcccaTCGTTagcagtaaaaaaaaatttggacGAGCGCGGTGACGTCGCGCATTGTTGTGAAAATTAATGAAAGATTTCGACGCCAAACTATGTGAAATAATCATAATTCTAATAAAAGCCTGTGCAGAGGTGTGATAGGTAAATAAATGTGGGTTTTGTTGCCGTAAAAATACATATCTAGTTAATTGAGGAAGTGTCCTTTCCCCCTCATTACCGCgtttgtgagtgtgtgagcctgtgcgtgtgtgtttcaCCGCGCGAAAGAAGTAAACAAAAACGTGCGACACTGCCAGAAAAATGCAAAGCTATATAAAAATCTGAATTAAAGGTTAACGAAAAGTGCTATCCCCGGCTGCACGAGCTGTTAGTTGTTGctgtatttgttgttggtgcaCAAGGAGAAAGAAATAGTAAAAGAAGCGGAAAGACAGCAGCACCgatagcaacagcagcggggAGAAGCGTGAAGAGCAGTGCGGCAAGATGCCGGCGACAGCTAATGTGcgggtgttgttgttgttgtgctgcgCCGTCGTTGTGGATAGCAGTAAattgcaggagcagcaacaggagtCCTCCACGAAGAAACCCTCGGATGAGAAAGGTAAGAACGTGCTttatctctcattctctgacTCGCCTCGCTCTCATCTTAATTGTTTTTAATCTGCGGTGCATTAACCTggccctctctctcacactcacacattcTCATGGCTATGCCAAAAATAACAGCagcgtctctctgtctgtgtgtctctcccaatttttctctctctctcttcatctTGTCCCTCGAGCATTTACTTTGTTATGCaaattctttgttttttcttgtttccacaaaaacaccacgcaaataaacaaaacaagaaaaacaaagaaaatggaaaacaatttttgtggATTTGCGTGGAATGTGGTACTTTActtgcaacaaaaacagataaaaaacaaacaaaaaaataggaTACAAATATTTGCGCTGCACGGAAAATGGAAGAAGCTTCGAGGAGTGTGGTATATGAAGGGGTAAATGATCCCAGCCAATGGCCACTTTCCAACCCTTCAATCGATATGTTTTTTGTCTGATGATCATTCAACCTCAATCTTCCAATCTTGCATATACCCTCCCCATGGATATAAAAAGATCAAAGCTCTTAATTGGAACAGGATCCGCATAAATCATAAACCACTCATGGCCATAAAATGGCTTAGAATATTtgcacagcagcaacaaataaattcaataaattatgTAAGCTGTCTTCTTGACTCTAAGGAAGCGGACGGAGCGCGCGGCACTCACCCGCCTGGTATTATGCATGCACATGATCCATGACCCGAGAGGGTCCCAGGTCTCCATACAAGAGTCCGTCCCCCTCGCTTGTTGAGACAGCCCATGAGAGGGGGAGAATcgtaaaaaaaattaaattaaagtaaGCATTTCCTCATTTGAGGCGCAACTTTGTCGCAATTTAAACGGGGATAATGCCCATAAAACACAGAaatcaatcaaacaaaatGTGCGCCTGACAACAGTTACCGCAAACACAGtgcccacaaacacacatacaaacatacagtGAAAGAAATTATTGAGATTAAGATTAagattaatttttaaatttctctATATATAGGTTTCTTATCATCAGctaattttgtttctttgggTGAGATATTCATCCCGTTTTTACGGCATCACATTGCTAATCTTAATTGGGCGATAATAAGTGAGAAATTTCTGTAGATTGCCATGAAAATAAAGTCATTAgatttataataattaattgttGTGATTCGAGATGCGGCAACTAACGCAGAGATAATCAGATGATGTGGGATGGTGTCAAGACTAAGGGTTAAGGTGGCCATTCTAAGTCACAATCACaatgatatatttttcaattattttatatttcgtAGAGCTGTTGAGATTTATAAAAAAGCATcgtttaattaataaatttgcatattgtTAATCAAGTCGAAATAACTTTCTTTGATTCCCTTTCAAAACGTTTTTCCAAGACATTTTTCCCTCAACACTCGTCGCcaggaatttgcatttttgatCGGCCTTTACCCTTGCCTTTggttgcgtttcgtttcgcttcaACTGTTTTCTGCCTTCGCCTTTCTCTTCTCCCCGACACCATGgcacccatccacccacagAAGGAGTGTGTAAACAAGACCGTTATGCTTGCGCAGCCTCTTTTTAACAGTTTCGCAATTTACGCACTGCCTGTGCAAAAAATGTATGAGGTCGGCTGACGCGAAGTGGAATGTGTCTACCGCTATCTTTGTGCAAGTAGACCAACCTTGTATTAATATACCTTGGAGTGAAGTGTGTCGCTGTAAACGTTACACGCCCGCGGCCAGGCAGGAACAGTAGTGAGGGGGAAGGGAATGTCAACAGAAGGCTGGCCCAACGCAACCCCATAACTCTCCCCTTAGCCCTACCGTCCTGTGCAGGCGGAAATATTCCGGAAATCGTTTATCATGTCGCCAATGGCTCTGTTTTAATAATTGCTGTCCGCGTTAAATGGCCAAAGAGAGGTCGATtgtgaagagagagagggagaaagggagagaaagaaGTGAGAAAAGGTAGCCTTAATTGTGAAACGGTAAGCAGTAAGCAGTCCATGGTGTGTGGAAAGCAGTGCAACTAAGATATTCCTTGCAGGGGCAGGGCTCTTACAATCTATCACGAACTGAGGGCAGCAAGTAGAGGGCATAGAAATACTATCACGCTAATGCAATAAGTTCCTCGTCACCTTATACAATTTGATTTTATACCCGATCCTCAatatgagtataggggtatattagatttgtggtaaaa is a window of Drosophila pseudoobscura strain MV-25-SWS-2005 chromosome 3, UCI_Dpse_MV25, whole genome shotgun sequence DNA encoding:
- the LOC6898130 gene encoding succinate dehydrogenase assembly factor 2-A, mitochondrial — encoded protein: MLRQLKLTLNISRWIFMPWQRQASASSSQVPPFLAPISDDVIVDYEDPDYLPLPEYPVRPNEPLETRKQRLLYQSRKRGMLENDLLLSTFAAKYLKDFSAEQTAIYDQLINGVSNDWDIYYWATEVKPTPEEYNTEIMKLLKEHVKNAERVTRFRQPDLT
- the Mlh1 gene encoding DNA mismatch repair protein Mlh1, with the protein product MQVDLEPGVIRKLDEVVVNRIAAGEIIQRPANALKELLENSLDAKSSHIQVHVKSGGLTLLQIQDNGTGIRREDLEIVCERFTTSKLAKFEDLSQIATFGFRGEALASISHVAHLTIQTKTAQERCGYKAIYADGRLQGQPKPCAGNQGTIITIEDLFYNMSQRRQALKSPGDEFQKLSDVLAKYAVHNPQVGFTLRKQGEPQPSLKTPVASSRSENIRIIYGAGISKELLHFSHKNEVFKFEVECLLTQVNYSAKRSQMLLFINQRLVESPALKCAVDAVYATYLPRGHHPFVYMSLKLPPQNLDVNVHPTKHEVHFLYQDEIVERLKEQVEIQLLGSNTTRTFYKQLKLPGASDMDETQPVDKSQRIYPKQLIRTDSSEQKMDKFLAPIKKSDSGLSSTSSGNDTAAFQEKSSETSCSQEESFRLIAARKAREVRLSSVLDMRQSVERQCNVQLRSILKNLVYVGCVDERRALFQHETRLYLCNTRAFSEELFYQRLVYEFQNCSEISVMPPLSLHELLMIALDSEAAGWTPEDGDKTELVASAVQILQQKAPIMKEYFGLRISEEGSVESLPSLVGRHKPSATHLPVYLLRLATEVDWEQEAKCFESFCRETARFYAQQDWHDDESSCHLPWQTEHVLFPALKKYLLPPARLRQQIYELTNLPTLYKVFERC